DNA from Kitasatospora acidiphila:
ACCAGGTGACCCCGACCCCGGCGAGCTGCGCCACCTCCTCGCGGCGCAGCCCCGGGGTGCGCCGGCGCAGGCCGGGCGGCAGGCCCACGTCCTGCGGGGTGACCCGGGCCCGGCAGGCTTTGAGGAAGGCGGCCAGCTCGGTGCGGCGGGTGGGCTCGGGGCCCTTGGCGGGTGCGGCGGCGCGGGACTCCAGCAGGGGCATGAGACCATCCTGACGCACGGCCGCCACGGCTGACAGGTAGTGCCGGTACCAGGATCAGCAGGCTCTAACCACCAGTATCGAAGTCACGGCAGATTGGCTGCCATGACGGACCTTCAGATTCGCCGGCCGCACTCGGTGGCCGACTCCGCCGCGTCGGCGCGGCCCGCTCGCACCGGCCTGGTGCTAGGGGTGATCCTGACCGGCCAGTTCATGGCCATCCTGGACGTCGCCGTGGTCAATGTCGCGGCGCCGACCATCCGCACCGACCTGCACGCCGACGGCGCCGGCCTGCAGCTGGTGATCGCCGGCTACACCATCGCCTACGCGGTCCTGCTGATCACCGGGGCCCGGCTGGGCGCCCGGTTCGGCCACCGCCCGCTCTTCCAGTTCGGCCTGGCCGCCTTCACCGCCGCCTCGCTGGCCTGCGGCCTGGCGCCGAACACCGGCAGCCTGATCGGCTTCCGGCTGCTGCAGGGGGTCGCCTCGGCGCTGATGGTGCCGCAGGTGATGAGCCTCATCCAGAAGACCTTCACCGGCGCCTCCCGGGCCAAGGCGCTGGGCACCTACACGGCGGTGCTGGCCGGCGGCAGCGTGGCCGGGCAGGTGCTCGGCGGGGTGCTGGTCAGCGCCGACCTCTTCGGCAGCGGCTGGCGTCCGGTCTTCCTGATCAACGTGCCGATCGGGGTGCTGCTGCTGGCGGCGGGGCACCGGGTGCTGCCGCACCTGCCGGTGGACCGGGAGCGCCGCTTCGACCTGGTCGGCCTGCTGGTGCTGGCGCTGGCGATCGGCCTGCTGGTGGTGCCGCTGGTGCTCGGGCACGACCTGCACTGGCCGGTCTGGGGCTGGGTGATGCTGGCCGGCTCGGTGCTGGCCTTCGCGGTGTTCGTGGTGGTGGAGCGGCGGATCGCCGAGCGCGGCGGGCAGCCGCTGATCCACGTCCGGGTGCTGCGCTCCCCGGGCCTGCTGCCGGGGGCGGTCGCGCTCTTCCTGGTGATGCTGGCCTTCTCCGGCTTCCTGTTCGCCTTCGCGCTGCACCTGCAGGCGGGGCTGGGCGAGTCGCCGCTCTGGGCCGGCCTGAGCTTCGCGCCGATGGCGGTCGGCTTCGGGCTCTCCGGCCTGCACTGGCAGCGGCTGCCGAAGCGGCTGCACCTGCCGCTGCCGATGGTCGCGCTGGCGGTGGCCGGCGCCGGCTACCTGGTGCTCGGCCAGCTGATGCGCGGCGGTGAGCGGCTGAGCGTGGGCACCGAGGCGCTGCTGCTGGTGATCGGGGCGGCCTCCGGCTGCGCCTACAGCCCGCTGTTCGCCCGGGCGCTGAGCCGGGTGGCCCCGGCCGACGCGGCGGACGCCAGCGGGGTGACGGTGACCATGGTGCAGCTCGGCCAGGTGGTCGGGGTCTCGCTGCTCGGCACCGTGTTCCTCAGCTCGGTGAGCTACCCGGCGGGCCCGGCCGCCTCCGGCCACGCGGTCGAGGTGACCTCGTTGTGCCTGCTGGCCGCCGCCGCGCTGGCCGCCGTCTTCGCGTTCCGCACCCGGCACGCGGCGCGGCTGGGCTGATCGTTCTGAGGTCCGCAGGGCCCGGTGCCGCCGGATCGAAGGGCGGCACCGGGAACGGATTCGTGAACCACCTCCAGGACCGTGTAAAGTAAGACGTGTCGCCGAGGGAAACCGCAAGGCGGCAAAAAAATGCACTCGGTGCGATGCGGGGCTATAGCTCAGTTGGTAGAGCGCTTGCATGGCATGCAAGAGGTCTGGGGTTCAATTCCCCATAGCTCCACCGGAAGTGCTCGGGCCGCCTCCCAACAGGGAGGCGGCCCAGCTGCGTTGGCGCTCCGTCAGGCCGGCTGCGACTGCGGCCGCTCGGCCAGCCGGGGCAGCAGCGCCGCCGCCACCGTGATCGCGCCCAGCTCCAGGAAGGCCGCCGAGTAGGAGTGGTGGGCCGCCACCCGGGAGATCGTCAGCGGCCCGAGCAGCCCGGCCATTCCCCAGCCGATCAGCATCAGCCCGTAGACCGCCCCGGCGTGGGCCGCCCCGAAGAACTCCGACACCACCGCCGGCATGGTGGCGAAACCGCCGCCGAAGCAGAGGCAGACCAGCGCCGCCAGCGGCAGGAAGAGCACGGCCGAGGTGGTCTGGGAGAGCGCCACCAGGCCGAGGCCCTGCACCAGCAGCATCACCGCGAAGGCGCGCAGCAGCCCGGTGCGGCCGGACAGCCAGCCCCAGAGCGGGCGGCCCACCGTGTTGAACACCCCGAGCACCCCGGTGAGCACGGCGGCCAGGGCCGGGCTCAGCCCGGTGAGGCTGGTGGCGGCCGGGGCCACCACGGAGAGCATGCTGATCCCGGCCAGGGTGTTGTAGAAGAGCACCAGGGTCAGCAGGTACCACTGCCGGCTGCGCAGCGCCTGCTTCGGCCGGTGGCCGTCGCCGCTGGCGGGCTGCGCGGGGCGGACCGGCGGGTTGTCGAAGAAGGCGGCACCGGTCAGCGTGGTGGCCAGGAAGAGGATGCCGAGCACCAGCAGCGCCCGGGCCGGGTCGACGGTGAAGTGCGCCACCAGCAGCCGGCAGAGCGGTGCGCTGAGCACCGAGCCGAGGCCGAAGCCCCCGGTTGCGGCGCCGGCGGCCAGCGCCCGGTGCCCGGGGAACCAGCGCTGCAGCATGGTGGTCGGCACGATGTAGCCCAGGCCCAGGCCGATTCCGCTGATCCCGCCGTAGCCGAGCAGCACCAGCCAGAAGTCCTGGCGCCCGTGCGCGCAGCCGGCCACCAGGTAGCCGCCCGCGTAGAGCAGCCCGGCCAGCAGTGCGATGACCCGCGGCGAGCGCCGGGACATCAGCAGGCCGCCGAGCACGGTGCCGAGGAAGACCACGGAGTGGGCGGCGGCGAACGGCAGCCCGGCCTGGTCGCGGCCGAGCGCGAAGGCGCTGTGCGGCGACTGCAGCCCGGCGGAGACGATGCTCCAGGAGTAGATCGCGCCGTAGGCCAGCTGGTTGAGCACCACCGCGGTGAGCAGCACGGCGCGGCGGTGGCCGATCCGCCGGGCCAGTCGGCGGCGCGGGGTTGGCAGCGGCCCGGTGCGGGGTAGGACGGGACGGGGGAGCAGAGCAGTGAGGGACACGGAGGTGACCGCTTTCGGACGGGGGATGGCTCCCTGTCTGACGTTCAGTGAACGCGCTGGTTACGCCGGCGGGCCGTTGCGCGTCAGACCGGGTGAAACCGCTGGTCCGTCCGGGGGTATCGGGAGCTTTACGCGCCCTGCTGCGTGATATGCGGTGTGACTTCGCGTCGAGCGGTCCCGGAACGGGCCGGCGCCAGCTACGGTCGGGCCATGGCCGATCTCGCGCGCATCCGCAACGAAGAGCTCGCCCGGATCCTGCACCAGCTCGCCTGGAGCCCGGAACGGTTGGCCCGCGAGGTCAATCTGGTGCTGCCCCCCGGGCTGGCGATCAGTCAGACCGCGCCGTACAAGTGGCGCGACCGCGGCATGGTGCCCAGGTCTCCGCACGACCAGGCGGTCTGCGAGGTGCTCAGCCGCGCGGTGGGCATCGCCGTCACCTATGAGCAGCTGTGGGGCCGGATGGGCAGCCACCGCGGGGCCAAGGCGCTGTCGGCCCGGTTGCTGACCGACCCGTGGACCGCCGACACCGCGCAGATCGCGCTGCACGAGGCCGGCCTCCAGGTGGCCCCGGTGCGGCTGACCGACCTGTTCCGCGGTGACGAACTGGCCCGCGCCGCCCAGCACTGGTCCGCGCCGCCGCCCCCGCTGACCGGTGGCAGCGGCGCGCTGCCGGTGACGGCGGACCAGCTGAACGACCTGCAGGCCAGCTGTGTCGGCAAGCGGCGGCTCGGGCGGGCCTGCGGCGGCGGTCTGGTGCTGGAGTCGGCCCGCGCCGAACTGGCCATGGTGGGCAAGCTGTTGGAGCTGGGCGGCTATGCCGAGGACGAGCCGCTGGGCCGGGCGCTCTACGGCGCGGCCGGGCGGCTGGCCCGGCTGGTCGGCTGGGCGGGTGCCGATCTGGGCCAGGAGGCGGCGGCCCAGCGTGCCTATGTGGCGGCGCTGCGGGCCGCGCACGTGGCGGGGGAGCCGCAGCTGGCGGTCAGCGTGGTGGGCAGCCTGGCGGTGCAGCTCACCTACTACGGCGCCGGCCGCGGCCTGGACCCGGCCCAGCTGCTGGGCTCGGCGCTGGCCGCCGCCGGGGCGACCCTGGCACCGCAGCAACGGGCGCGCCAGCTGGGCCGGTTGGCGCTGGCGCACGGTCGCAACGGTGATCGGGAGGCTGCCGAGGCGACCGCCGACCAGGCCTGGACGGTGCTGCCCCGGGACGCCGCCCGAGCCGAACTGGCCGGTCTGGTCGGCTGCGCCTACCTGTTCCTGGACGACCACAAGCGGGCCCGACCGCTGCTCACCGACGCGGTGGCCGGGCTGACCGCGGCCCGGGCCCGGGCGCTGCTGCTGGTCCGGCTGGCCGACTCCTACCGCCGCACCGGCGACACCGGGCGGGCCGCCGCCGCGGCGGACCAGGCGCGCGGGCTGGCCGCGGGGATGCAGTCGGGCCTGGTCGCCCGGGTGCTGCGGGAGTTCGACGGGCCGCGGACCGGGGGCGGAATGCAGGATTCCTGATCGTCTCGATACCGTGTGCGAGACACGGTATGACGATCATGAAGGAGTGCGGAGGGTGAGCGTACCGCCGCCGAGACGGCCGGCCGAGGAGCTGCCCGCTGACCTGGACCCGGTCTGCGTGCCCGCCCACCCGATCCGCCGCGACGGGCGCTGGGGCGTCAACCTGGAGCTGCGCAGCTACCGGGGCGAGCCGACGGCGTTCATCTTCAGCAGCCCCGAGACGCTGGTGGGGACGCTGGGCGAGCACCAGCCGTGGGTCGGCCTGCCGATGGTGGCCGCGCGCAACCTGGCGGAGCTCTACGGGGTGCGCCGGTTCCTGATCGACCCGGTCAGCGACGCGGACCTGCCGCGGTGGACCCAGGGCAATCTGCGCGCGGTCTGGCACCACCTTCATGGCGCGAACGGGGAGGGGACCACGCGATGAGCGGGTCGGGATACGGCGTCCTGCTGGGCGATCTGCAGGCACTGGCCGACGACTTCGGGACCGAGGCCAAGGCCGTCCAGCAGCTGCACGGTGACGTCGACCTGAAGCCGGTCTCCACCGGCGACGCCAACCTGGACGCCACGCTGGGCGCGGTGCTGATGAACCTCAAGGGCCTGATCGACGGCACCGCCAAGCAGTTGGGCGACCACGGCTCGAAGATGCAGTCGTGCCACGACAACTACAAGTCGAGTGACAGCGACCACGCCCGGCTGCTGGACTCGCTGATGTCGGCGGCGAACTGATGGCGAAGATCGAAGGAGACATCGGCGGTCTGCACGCCATCGCCACCTCGCTCGACAAGCTGCCGACCCCGCTGGAGGGCAGCGTCAAGTCGCTCGACTCCAAGGCCGACTCGGTGGTCAACGACGCCGGCTGGCACGGCGACGCGGCCACCGGCTTCCGGGCCGCCTGGGAGCGCGACGCCCAGGCGATGTCCGCGATCGCCGGCCTGGCCGGCCAAGCGGCGGGTGCCTGCGACACCTTGGCCACCGCGCTGACCAACGCCCAGCACCGGATCGACGACGCCCGGGACGCCGCGGTCAAGGCCGGGCTGAAGTTCGACGCCGACAACGACCCGCTGCCGAACCAGGACGCTTCCCTGGCAACGGCGTTGACCACGTACAACAACGAGGTCACCGGCGCCCAGACGGACGCGACCAACGCCCGCGGCGACGCCGCCGCCACCCTCTACGCGGTGCTCGCCTACACCGACCCGAAGATCGCCAGCGCCCCCGGGGTGCTGGAGGCGCCGGACGACATGGCGCTGGCCGCCCTGCTGCACGACTACGTCTACCTGCCCGACGAGAGCGAGAAGAGCTATCTGCGGAGCATCCAGGACAACCTGCAGAAGGAGCACGACGCCCTGGTGGCCCAGCGGGCGACCGCCGACGGCAAGGGCGAGCGGCGCGTCATCAAGAACGAGCTGAAGAACGTCTCCAAGGCGCTGCAGAACGTCGGCACCGACCTCGAGGCGGTGAGCCGCTACGAGGACGAGGTCAAGCTCGGCAAGTACTTCAACACCACGGGCGCCGGGCTGCTGGAGAAGATGGGCGCGGACTCCAAGTGGGTCAAGATCGCCGACCAGATACCCGGCCTGGACGTGCTGGCCGCGACGGTCGGCACATACGCGCAGGCCGAGTACGACCACGACCGCGGCTGGGGCTGGACCCACGCGGTGGTCGCCGACGGCGGCGCCAACGTGGTGGGCATCGGCGTCGAGGTGCTGACCGCCGAGACCGGGCCGTTCGCACCGGTGCTCGGCTACGCCGCCTCCTCGCTGGTCAACGAGTACACGCACAACGTGCACTGGTCGCAGAACATCCACAACGACGGGGTGATCCTCGGCGTCGGCAAGAGCATCTTCGTGGACGGTCCCAAGGACCTCTGGAAGAACGACATCAAGGGCATGGCCGACAAGGGCGTGCAGGCCGCCGAGCATCCGGTCGCCACCGCCAAGAAGCTGTGGCACGGGATCTTCGGCTGACCGGCCACCCCCGCGACAGCCACCCGCAGGAAAGCACGGAACGATGATCAGACACACAACTCCCAGCCCCACCCATCCGGAGCCGCTGCCGGTCGCTCCGTACGCCGGCAGCGAGCCGTTCGGCTGGCGGGACCGCTGGGAGTGGCTGCTCTTCGAGCTGCGCGGGGGCGGGCAGCAGCTCCGCTACCGGGAGGCGGTGCGGGCCCGGACCGTGCGGTTCCAGGCGGGCGACTTCGGGCTGGCGGCCGGCGGCAGGGGCTGGCGCAGCCGCGGGCCGAAGTACTGGCTCGGGCGGCTGTGCTGGATCCCGTTCCAGTTCATCCCGTTCGGTTTCTTGCTCGTCTTCTTCGGTTTCGCGCTCGTCGCCCCGTTCGCCTTCCATTGGCCGGTGGCGGTCGGCGTGCTCAACGCGGTGCTCCAACTGGCCGCCGCCGTCCCGCCGTTCGTGGTGATGTGGCGGCGGCTGGTGTGGGCCGAGGTGCGGATCGAGAAGTACCAGAGCAACGGCTCGTTCTCGCTGATGGCCTGGCTGGGCCCGCTGGTGGTGCCGCTGGCCGCGGCGATCGCCTTCGGCGCCCAGGCCGCGGTGTTCCTGTCGTTCTTCCGCCGGTACCTGCCGGCCGAGCGGGTCGCCCACGACGCGCTGCGCGAGTACCGGGCGGCGGCCGCGCAGCCGAAGAGCGGCAAGGCCGCGCAGCCGAGGAGCGGCAAGGCCGTGCAACCGGAGACCGGCAAGAAGGCGTCCGGAAAGGCGGGCCGTCGGCGTTAGGCTGCCCGGCACAACGAACGGAAGGCTCATCGCAGCTCATGAAGGTTCTGATCTCCGGCGGCGCCGGTTACATCGGCAGCACCGTCGCCTCCGCCTGCCTCGAGGCCGGGCACACCCCCGTGATCCTGGACAGCCTGGTCACCGGCCGGCGCGAGTTCACCGAGGGCCGGGAGTTCTACCAGGGCGACATCGCCGACGGTGCGCTGGTGGACCGGATCTTCGCCGAGCACCCGGAGATCGAGGCCGTGGTGCACTGCGCCGCGCTGATCGTGGTGCCGGACTCGGTGGCCGACCCGGTCGGCTACTACCGGGCCAACGTCGCCAAGAGCCTGGATTTCGTGGGCCACCTGCTGCGCAACGGCTGCGAGAAGATGATCTTCTCCTCCTCGGCCTCGATCTACCAGGCCAGCGAGGACTTCAGCGTCGACGAGCACGCCGGCCTCGACCCGCAGAGCCCGTACGCCCGCACCAAGGCGGTCTGCGAGGGCATGTTCGCCGACATCGCCGCGACCCAGCCGATCCGGATCCTGTCGCTGCGCTACTTCAACCCGATCGGCGCCGACCCCGAGCTGCGCACCGGCCTGCAGGTGCGTCACCCGAGCCATGCGCTCGGCAAGCTGATCGAGGCTCACGAGGCCGGCCGGTCGTTCATGATCACCGGCACCCACTGGCCGACCCGGGACGGCTCCGGCATCCGCGACTACATCCACGTCTGGGACCTGGCCGCCGCGCACGTGGCCGCGCTGGAGAACTTCGACCAGGCACTGGAGGGCGGCCGGGCCTCGGCGATCAACCTCGGCACCGGCACCGGAACCACGGTGCGCGAGCTGGTCGAGGCCTTCAACGGCGTGGTCGACGAGCCGGTCGCCGTGGTCGAGACCGAGACCCGCCCGGGCGACGTGGCCGGCGCCTACACCCGCAGCGACCGCGCCGAGCGGCTCCTCCGCTGGAAGCCCGAGCACAGCATCGCCGACGGCATCCGGGACTCGCTGCGCTGGGCCGAGGTCCGGGACGCCCGGCTGAGCTGACACCCGCTGCGGGGCGTGGCGACCGGTCGCCACGCCCCGCAGCCTCCTGCGGTACCCTGAGCCCATGCGAACCGTGCGCCTGCTCCTTAGCCGGCCGCGCTGACCAGGACCGGCCGCCCCGAGCGGGGGTAGCGCCGGAGTCAGCGTGGCGTCCCCTCCTGCGAGGGGCTTTTTTGTTTCCGGAGCCCTTCTTCGGGACCCAAGCCCCGCGTCCGGCCGCTCAGCTGACGATTCGCAATCTGACCCGATGGAGCTTGAAGGACCATGAGCGAGACGACCCCTGCCTCCGGCGCGGCCGAGGCCACCACCGAGCCGTTCCGGTACACGGCAGCCCTGGCCGCCGACATCGAGTCCCGCTGGCAGGACACCTGGGAGAAGGAGGGCACCTTCAACGCCCCCAACCCGGTCGGTCCGCTGGCTCCGCACACCGCCGCCGGCGACACGGTCACCGAGAAGCCGCACAGCTTCATCATGGACATGTTCCCCTACCCGTCCGGCGTCGGCCTGCACGTCGGCCACCCGCTGGGGTACATCGCCACCGACGTCTACGCCCGCTACCAGCGGATGACCGGCCACAACGTGCTGCACACCCTGGGCTACGACGCCTTCGGCCTGCCGGCCGAGCAGCACGCGGTGGCCACCGGCGTGCACCCCCGGGTCTCCACCGAGG
Protein-coding regions in this window:
- a CDS encoding MFS transporter, encoding MTDLQIRRPHSVADSAASARPARTGLVLGVILTGQFMAILDVAVVNVAAPTIRTDLHADGAGLQLVIAGYTIAYAVLLITGARLGARFGHRPLFQFGLAAFTAASLACGLAPNTGSLIGFRLLQGVASALMVPQVMSLIQKTFTGASRAKALGTYTAVLAGGSVAGQVLGGVLVSADLFGSGWRPVFLINVPIGVLLLAAGHRVLPHLPVDRERRFDLVGLLVLALAIGLLVVPLVLGHDLHWPVWGWVMLAGSVLAFAVFVVVERRIAERGGQPLIHVRVLRSPGLLPGAVALFLVMLAFSGFLFAFALHLQAGLGESPLWAGLSFAPMAVGFGLSGLHWQRLPKRLHLPLPMVALAVAGAGYLVLGQLMRGGERLSVGTEALLLVIGAASGCAYSPLFARALSRVAPADAADASGVTVTMVQLGQVVGVSLLGTVFLSSVSYPAGPAASGHAVEVTSLCLLAAAALAAVFAFRTRHAARLG
- a CDS encoding MFS transporter — encoded protein: MSLTALLPRPVLPRTGPLPTPRRRLARRIGHRRAVLLTAVVLNQLAYGAIYSWSIVSAGLQSPHSAFALGRDQAGLPFAAAHSVVFLGTVLGGLLMSRRSPRVIALLAGLLYAGGYLVAGCAHGRQDFWLVLLGYGGISGIGLGLGYIVPTTMLQRWFPGHRALAAGAATGGFGLGSVLSAPLCRLLVAHFTVDPARALLVLGILFLATTLTGAAFFDNPPVRPAQPASGDGHRPKQALRSRQWYLLTLVLFYNTLAGISMLSVVAPAATSLTGLSPALAAVLTGVLGVFNTVGRPLWGWLSGRTGLLRAFAVMLLVQGLGLVALSQTTSAVLFLPLAALVCLCFGGGFATMPAVVSEFFGAAHAGAVYGLMLIGWGMAGLLGPLTISRVAAHHSYSAAFLELGAITVAAALLPRLAERPQSQPA
- a CDS encoding SAV_915 family protein yields the protein MSVPPPRRPAEELPADLDPVCVPAHPIRRDGRWGVNLELRSYRGEPTAFIFSSPETLVGTLGEHQPWVGLPMVAARNLAELYGVRRFLIDPVSDADLPRWTQGNLRAVWHHLHGANGEGTTR
- a CDS encoding DUF6317 family protein, which translates into the protein MSGSGYGVLLGDLQALADDFGTEAKAVQQLHGDVDLKPVSTGDANLDATLGAVLMNLKGLIDGTAKQLGDHGSKMQSCHDNYKSSDSDHARLLDSLMSAAN
- the galE gene encoding UDP-glucose 4-epimerase GalE, producing the protein MKVLISGGAGYIGSTVASACLEAGHTPVILDSLVTGRREFTEGREFYQGDIADGALVDRIFAEHPEIEAVVHCAALIVVPDSVADPVGYYRANVAKSLDFVGHLLRNGCEKMIFSSSASIYQASEDFSVDEHAGLDPQSPYARTKAVCEGMFADIAATQPIRILSLRYFNPIGADPELRTGLQVRHPSHALGKLIEAHEAGRSFMITGTHWPTRDGSGIRDYIHVWDLAAAHVAALENFDQALEGGRASAINLGTGTGTTVRELVEAFNGVVDEPVAVVETETRPGDVAGAYTRSDRAERLLRWKPEHSIADGIRDSLRWAEVRDARLS